One genomic segment of Sanyastnella coralliicola includes these proteins:
- a CDS encoding regulatory protein RecX: protein MEARGEYEALIARMRNWCARRDRSTSEVERKLQELGMGEKDLAKAIQQLTSEQYLDDVRFTESFVSGRVRIKKWGRIKIKHALKPHQISDSLISAAFQSVIKEDEYEENLRSVLHSKGWRPGKDLSYEQRQKLLRYAYQRGYESSLINAVLDDRGFA from the coding sequence ATGGAAGCAAGAGGGGAATATGAAGCATTGATTGCCCGCATGAGAAACTGGTGCGCACGCCGTGACCGAAGCACATCCGAGGTTGAACGGAAGCTTCAGGAGCTTGGCATGGGTGAAAAAGACTTAGCCAAGGCCATCCAACAACTCACTTCTGAGCAATATTTAGATGACGTAAGATTCACAGAAAGCTTCGTTTCTGGAAGGGTTCGAATCAAGAAATGGGGCCGCATTAAAATCAAGCATGCCTTGAAACCTCATCAAATCAGCGATTCCTTGATTTCCGCCGCATTCCAGTCGGTCATCAAAGAAGATGAATACGAAGAGAACCTCCGATCAGTTTTGCACTCAAAGGGGTGGCGCCCAGGTAAAGACTTGAGCTATGAACAACGCCAAAAGTTGTTGCGCTATGCTTACCAACGAGGCTACGAAAGCTCGTTGATTAATGCTGTACTTGATGATCGAGGTTTCGCTTAA